In the Phaeobacter gallaeciensis genome, one interval contains:
- a CDS encoding Lrp/AsnC family transcriptional regulator: protein MSLDSTDRRILEVLQRQGRISNADLSERVNLSASACHRRVQRLEAEGYIKDYVALLDARKLSVPTTVFVEITLQGQADELLDAFERAVARIPDVLECHLMAGSADYILKVVAENTDDFARIHRQHLTRLPGVAQMQSSFALRTVFKTTALPV, encoded by the coding sequence ATGTCTCTTGATTCGACGGATCGTCGTATTCTGGAGGTCCTCCAACGGCAGGGCCGTATTTCCAACGCGGATCTGAGTGAGCGGGTGAACCTTTCCGCATCTGCCTGCCATCGCCGGGTGCAGCGGCTGGAGGCTGAGGGCTATATCAAGGACTACGTCGCCCTGCTGGACGCCCGCAAGCTGAGCGTTCCGACAACCGTCTTCGTGGAGATCACCCTGCAGGGGCAGGCGGACGAGCTGTTGGATGCTTTTGAACGTGCGGTGGCGCGGATCCCGGATGTGCTGGAGTGCCACCTGATGGCGGGATCGGCGGATTACATCCTGAAGGTCGTGGCCGAAAATACCGATGATTTTGCCCGCATCCATCGCCAGCATCTGACACGGCTTCCGGGGGTGGCGCAGATGCAATCGAGTTTCGCTCTGCGCACGGTGTTCAAGACAACGGCGCTGCCCGTCTGA
- a CDS encoding mechanosensitive ion channel family protein has translation MEEMIEQAGALWPLALSAAKALVVLILGWVAAGMISNIVRRRINKTPQIDPTLGNFAASMIRWALLAVVLVAVLGIFGIEATSLVAMLGAATLAIGLALQGTLSDLAAGFMLILFRPYKLGQYVDIGGTAGTVKDLNLFVTELATADNVQIIIPNGQAWGSIITNFSAHDTRRVDLVFGIDYGDSADKAKAIILRQAAADARVMTDPEPWVRVTNLGDSSVDLTARLWCKASDYWELKFAMTQAVKEAFDAEGISIPYPHSVEIQKTEG, from the coding sequence ATGGAAGAGATGATTGAACAGGCTGGAGCCCTCTGGCCGCTGGCACTGAGCGCTGCCAAGGCGCTTGTTGTTCTTATCCTTGGCTGGGTGGCAGCGGGAATGATCAGCAACATTGTGCGCCGCCGCATCAACAAGACACCTCAGATCGATCCGACGCTAGGCAATTTTGCCGCCAGCATGATCCGTTGGGCGCTGCTGGCTGTGGTGCTGGTTGCGGTTCTCGGGATCTTCGGCATCGAAGCCACCAGTCTTGTCGCCATGCTGGGCGCTGCTACGCTGGCCATCGGTCTGGCCCTACAAGGCACGCTGAGCGATCTGGCAGCCGGTTTCATGCTGATCCTGTTCCGTCCTTACAAGCTGGGTCAATACGTCGACATCGGCGGCACCGCCGGGACGGTAAAGGATCTGAACCTTTTTGTGACCGAACTGGCCACTGCGGACAACGTGCAGATCATCATCCCTAATGGTCAAGCCTGGGGATCGATCATCACCAACTTCTCGGCCCATGACACCCGTCGGGTAGATCTGGTCTTTGGCATCGATTATGGCGACAGCGCCGACAAGGCCAAGGCAATCATCCTGCGACAGGCTGCCGCCGATGCACGGGTCATGACCGATCCCGAACCCTGGGTTCGCGTGACCAACCTTGGTGACAGCTCGGTCGATTTGACCGCGCGCCTGTGGTGCAAGGCATCGGATTACTGGGAGCTGAAATTCGCCATGACCCAGGCGGTAAAGGAAGCCTTTGACGCCGAAGGCATTTCGATCCCCTACCCGCACAGCGTGGAAATCCAGAAAACGGAGGGGTAA
- a CDS encoding YtoQ family protein, whose translation MTLNVYLSGEIHTDWREQIVTGAADLDVAFNSPVTDHGASDDCGVAILGAEENKYWHDHKGAMVNAIRTRKGIEDADVVVVRFGDKYKQWNAAFDAGYAAALGKSIIVLSQPDHQHALKEVHAAALAVAEEPRQVVEILTYVLTGKLPG comes from the coding sequence ATGACTTTGAACGTATATCTTTCGGGTGAAATCCACACGGACTGGCGCGAGCAGATCGTGACTGGCGCGGCGGATCTGGACGTGGCTTTCAACAGCCCGGTCACTGACCACGGGGCCAGCGATGATTGCGGTGTGGCCATTTTGGGCGCCGAAGAGAACAAATACTGGCACGATCACAAAGGGGCCATGGTCAACGCGATCCGTACCCGCAAGGGGATCGAGGATGCCGATGTGGTCGTCGTGCGCTTTGGCGACAAGTACAAGCAGTGGAATGCCGCCTTTGACGCAGGCTATGCGGCGGCGCTGGGCAAATCGATCATCGTGCTGAGCCAGCCGGACCATCAGCACGCGCTGAAAGAAGTGCACGCCGCCGCGCTGGCGGTGGCTGAAGAGCCGCGGCAGGTGGTGGAAATCCTGACCTATGTGCTGACGGGCAAGCTGCCCGGGTGA
- a CDS encoding LysR family transcriptional regulator — translation MTSTPNTFDWNHIRAFLATAETGSLSAAARRLNLTQPTLSRQVAALEESLGLMLFERIGKSLQLTQAGVELLEHTRPMGLAADRIALAALGQSESITGTVRITASDVYSAYLLPDVLRRLRQLAPDLHIDIIASNDIRDLMRREADIAIRHVRPEQPELIARLIHEETARFYAAPQYLAKAGRPEDVRDLSSHDFISFGDAEGMVGHLTPLGFPLTKRNFRYESQSGLVAWELVKRGFGIAPMSDRIARQTPEVERLLPQMEPIRFPVWLTTHRELHTSRKIRLVFDLLAEHFFKKNKAAPGSGTA, via the coding sequence ATGACCAGCACCCCAAACACCTTCGACTGGAACCACATCCGCGCCTTTCTCGCCACCGCCGAGACGGGCTCTCTCTCTGCGGCGGCCCGGCGTCTGAACCTGACACAACCCACGCTGAGCCGTCAGGTAGCTGCGCTGGAAGAAAGCCTTGGACTGATGCTGTTCGAGCGGATCGGCAAATCTCTGCAGCTGACGCAAGCCGGGGTCGAACTGCTGGAACATACCCGCCCCATGGGTCTGGCAGCGGACCGGATCGCCCTTGCGGCGCTGGGACAATCGGAATCCATCACCGGCACCGTCCGGATTACCGCCAGCGATGTTTATTCTGCTTACCTGCTGCCGGATGTGCTGCGGCGGTTGCGCCAGTTGGCGCCGGATCTGCACATCGACATCATCGCCTCCAACGACATCCGCGATCTGATGCGCCGCGAGGCGGATATCGCCATCCGCCACGTGCGCCCCGAGCAGCCCGAACTGATCGCCCGTCTTATCCACGAGGAAACCGCCCGCTTTTATGCCGCTCCGCAATATCTGGCAAAGGCCGGGCGGCCCGAAGACGTCCGAGATCTGAGCAGCCATGACTTCATCAGCTTCGGCGATGCAGAAGGGATGGTCGGTCATCTCACGCCCTTGGGGTTTCCCCTGACAAAGCGCAATTTTAGATATGAATCGCAAAGCGGGCTGGTCGCGTGGGAACTGGTCAAACGGGGGTTCGGCATCGCCCCCATGTCAGATCGCATCGCCCGGCAAACACCCGAGGTCGAGCGGCTCCTGCCGCAGATGGAGCCGATCCGGTTCCCCGTCTGGCTGACCACCCACCGGGAGCTGCACACCAGCCGCAAGATCCGCCTGGTATTCGATCTGCTGGCAGAGCACTTTTTTAAAAAAAATAAGGCCGCGCCCGGATCGGGCACGGCCTGA
- the ald gene encoding alanine dehydrogenase, with protein sequence MKIGCPTEIKPQEFRVGMTPDAAHEAIAHGHDVFIQTGAGAGAGYTDADYAAAGATLLETAEEIFATADMIVKVKEPQAGERKMLREGQLLFTYLHLAPDPEQTRDLLASGCTAIAYETVTDSFGGLPLLAPMSEVAGRLAPQVGAWTLQKANGGRGVLMGGVPGVPPAKVVVIGGGVVGTHAARIASGMGGDVTVLDRSLHRLKYLDDVFGRDFRTRYSTAAATAELVREADLVVGAVLVPGAAAPKLVSRAQLSEMKPGAVLVDVAIDQGGCFETSKATTHADPIYEVDGVMHYCVANMPGAVARTSTQALGNATLPFLLALADKGWKQACADDPHLLNGLNVHAGQLTYYAVGKALGIDVVSPALAIKS encoded by the coding sequence ATGAAAATCGGATGCCCGACTGAAATCAAACCGCAGGAATTTCGCGTCGGCATGACCCCCGACGCGGCCCACGAAGCCATCGCACATGGCCATGACGTTTTCATCCAGACCGGCGCCGGGGCCGGTGCCGGATACACCGATGCCGACTATGCCGCCGCCGGTGCGACGCTGCTGGAGACGGCCGAAGAAATTTTTGCTACCGCAGACATGATCGTCAAGGTCAAGGAACCGCAAGCCGGTGAGCGCAAGATGCTGCGCGAAGGGCAGTTGCTGTTCACCTACCTGCACCTGGCCCCCGATCCCGAACAGACCCGCGACCTCCTTGCCTCAGGCTGCACCGCGATTGCTTATGAAACCGTCACCGACAGCTTTGGTGGCCTGCCGCTGCTGGCGCCGATGTCCGAAGTGGCCGGGCGGCTGGCACCGCAGGTCGGTGCATGGACCCTGCAAAAAGCAAATGGCGGCCGCGGCGTCCTGATGGGCGGCGTACCCGGCGTCCCTCCGGCAAAGGTGGTGGTGATCGGCGGCGGTGTGGTCGGCACCCATGCGGCCCGCATCGCCTCGGGCATGGGCGGCGATGTCACCGTTCTGGACCGCTCCCTGCATCGCCTGAAATACCTCGATGATGTATTTGGCCGAGACTTCCGCACCCGCTATTCCACCGCTGCCGCCACCGCCGAACTGGTCCGCGAGGCCGATCTGGTTGTTGGCGCAGTGCTGGTGCCCGGTGCAGCGGCACCGAAACTGGTCTCCCGCGCGCAACTCAGCGAGATGAAGCCGGGGGCTGTCCTGGTCGATGTCGCGATCGATCAGGGGGGCTGTTTCGAAACTTCGAAAGCCACCACCCACGCCGACCCGATCTACGAGGTCGATGGCGTGATGCATTACTGCGTAGCGAACATGCCAGGCGCCGTTGCCCGCACCTCGACCCAGGCTCTGGGCAATGCAACCCTCCCCTTCCTGCTGGCATTGGCGGACAAAGGCTGGAAACAGGCCTGCGCCGATGATCCGCATCTTCTGAACGGGCTGAACGTCCATGCGGGCCAGCTGACCTACTATGCCGTCGGCAAGGCGCTGGGGATCGATGTCGTTTCCCCAGCACTGGCGATCAAATCCTGA
- a CDS encoding class I SAM-dependent methyltransferase, whose product MQTSIQFWDGIAEKYARSQIRDPAAYDYTLERTQAYLNPGDRVLELGCGTGTTALRLRKAVACYTATDLAPSMIAIAQRKKDEEGVTNLRFVVSDIANAPEGPFDAVMAFNLFHLIGDLDGALAHIYRTIRPGGTFISKTPCLADSKSALQRLMMRVAIPVMRLVGKAPPSVVHFLSVADWQARLEAAGFEIIETGNYPADPPNRFLVARRK is encoded by the coding sequence ATGCAGACCTCAATTCAGTTCTGGGACGGAATTGCCGAAAAATATGCCCGCAGTCAGATCCGGGATCCGGCCGCTTATGACTATACGTTGGAACGCACTCAGGCCTATCTGAATCCGGGCGACCGGGTTCTGGAACTGGGCTGCGGCACCGGAACCACCGCGCTGCGCCTCAGGAAGGCGGTCGCCTGTTATACTGCCACCGATCTGGCGCCTTCAATGATCGCCATCGCGCAGCGCAAGAAGGATGAGGAAGGTGTCACCAATCTGCGGTTCGTCGTTTCTGACATCGCAAATGCGCCCGAGGGACCCTTTGATGCGGTGATGGCATTCAACCTGTTCCACCTGATCGGCGATCTGGATGGCGCCTTGGCGCATATCTACCGGACCATTCGCCCTGGTGGCACCTTCATCTCGAAAACGCCCTGCCTGGCCGATAGCAAAAGCGCGCTGCAGCGCCTGATGATGCGGGTTGCGATTCCGGTGATGCGGCTTGTCGGCAAGGCGCCGCCCTCGGTGGTGCATTTCCTGTCGGTCGCCGATTGGCAGGCCCGGCTGGAGGCTGCGGGTTTCGAGATCATCGAGACCGGAAACTACCCGGCCGATCCGCCCAACCGGTTTCTGGTTGCGCGCCGCAAGTGA
- the pheT gene encoding phenylalanine--tRNA ligase subunit beta, translating to MKFTLSWLKDHLDTDASVAEITEALTDLGLEVEEVSNPADRLKDFTLGYVKHAEKHPDADKLRVCKVDTDEGEMQIVCGAPNAREGITVVVCKPGMYVPGLDITIGVGKIRGVESFGMMASERELELSDEHDGIIELPSGAVGDRFIDWLAENDPAKVDPVIEIAITPNRPDALGIFGIARDLAARGIGTLKTHDYEAVPGDFESPVKVTIDEDTLDGCPLFTGRVIKGVKNGPSPQWLQDRLTAIGLRPISALVDITNFFTFDQNRPLHVFDVAKVQGDLRVHRAKGGETLLALDEKEYTLGAGQMVISDENGPESIAGIMGGEETGCTDETVDVFLESAFWDHVQIATTGRALKINSDARYRFERGVDPEFTLEGLHRATQMILDLCGGEPSEVVIAGDVPDHSRAYKLDPERVQSLVGMDIPESDQRQTLTRLGFRLEGNLAHVPSWRPDVQGEADLVEEVARIASLTKLQGKPLARLTPGIPKPVMTPQQRRQQMARRTAASLGYNEIVSYTFIDKASATLFGGGSDATMLANPISSEMSHMRPDLLAGLMQAAARNQARGFMDLALFEAGPVFHGGEPGEQREQISGLLVGRTGPKDVHGAARPVDTFDAKADVEAVLAAIGAPAKVQVLRGGDAWWHPGRHGKICLGPKKVLGVFGELHPKALSEMGVKGPAVAFTIWPDEVPLPRKSGATRAALDISDLQAVERDFAFVVDESVEALTLVNAAAGADKALIEDVRVFDEFIGGSLGEGKKSLAITVRLQPTDKTLKEKDIEAVSEKIIAKVSKATGGILRG from the coding sequence ATGAAATTCACTCTCTCCTGGCTGAAAGACCACCTTGATACCGATGCCTCCGTTGCGGAGATCACCGAGGCCCTGACCGACCTGGGACTGGAAGTCGAAGAGGTCTCGAACCCCGCCGACCGGCTCAAGGATTTTACCCTGGGCTATGTCAAACACGCGGAGAAGCATCCTGATGCGGATAAACTGCGTGTCTGCAAGGTGGACACCGACGAAGGTGAGATGCAGATCGTCTGCGGCGCGCCCAATGCTCGGGAGGGCATCACCGTGGTGGTCTGCAAACCGGGCATGTATGTGCCGGGTCTGGATATCACCATCGGCGTCGGCAAGATCCGCGGTGTCGAATCCTTCGGCATGATGGCCTCCGAGCGGGAGCTGGAACTGTCCGATGAGCACGACGGCATCATCGAGCTGCCTTCGGGCGCGGTCGGCGACCGCTTCATTGACTGGCTGGCAGAGAACGATCCGGCCAAGGTTGATCCGGTGATCGAGATCGCCATTACTCCGAACCGCCCCGATGCGCTGGGTATCTTTGGCATTGCCCGCGATCTGGCGGCGCGCGGGATCGGCACGCTGAAAACCCACGACTACGAGGCGGTCCCGGGTGACTTCGAAAGCCCGGTCAAAGTGACCATCGACGAGGACACGCTGGATGGCTGCCCGCTGTTCACCGGCCGGGTGATCAAGGGCGTCAAGAACGGCCCCAGCCCGCAATGGCTGCAGGACCGGCTGACAGCCATCGGTCTGCGCCCGATTTCGGCGCTGGTGGATATCACCAACTTCTTCACCTTCGATCAGAACCGTCCGCTGCACGTTTTTGACGTCGCGAAGGTGCAGGGCGATCTGCGGGTGCATCGTGCCAAAGGTGGCGAGACGCTGCTGGCGCTGGATGAAAAGGAATACACCCTTGGCGCAGGCCAGATGGTGATTTCCGATGAAAATGGCCCCGAAAGCATCGCCGGTATCATGGGCGGTGAGGAGACCGGCTGTACCGACGAGACGGTTGATGTCTTCCTCGAAAGTGCCTTCTGGGATCACGTGCAGATCGCGACCACGGGCCGCGCGCTCAAGATCAATTCGGACGCGCGCTATCGCTTTGAGCGTGGCGTTGACCCGGAATTCACCCTCGAAGGGCTGCACCGTGCCACTCAGATGATCCTTGATTTGTGTGGCGGCGAGCCGTCCGAAGTTGTGATCGCAGGCGATGTGCCGGATCATTCGCGCGCCTACAAGCTGGATCCGGAGCGGGTGCAGTCGCTGGTCGGTATGGATATCCCCGAAAGCGATCAGCGTCAGACCCTGACCCGCCTTGGCTTCCGGCTGGAGGGCAACCTGGCCCATGTGCCAAGCTGGCGCCCCGACGTGCAGGGTGAAGCCGATCTGGTGGAAGAGGTCGCGCGTATCGCTTCGCTGACCAAGCTGCAGGGCAAGCCGCTGGCGCGCCTGACGCCGGGTATCCCCAAGCCGGTGATGACGCCGCAGCAGCGCCGACAGCAGATGGCACGCCGCACGGCGGCCAGCCTCGGTTACAATGAAATCGTCAGCTACACCTTCATCGACAAGGCCTCTGCGACGCTGTTTGGCGGCGGCAGCGATGCCACCATGCTGGCCAATCCGATTTCCTCCGAAATGTCCCATATGCGTCCGGATCTGCTGGCCGGTCTGATGCAGGCCGCCGCGCGCAATCAGGCGCGGGGCTTCATGGATCTAGCCCTGTTCGAGGCGGGTCCTGTGTTCCACGGCGGCGAGCCGGGCGAGCAGCGCGAACAGATCTCGGGTTTGTTGGTTGGCCGCACTGGTCCCAAGGATGTGCATGGCGCGGCGCGCCCGGTCGATACTTTTGATGCAAAGGCCGATGTTGAGGCGGTTCTGGCTGCCATCGGCGCACCGGCCAAGGTGCAGGTGCTGCGTGGCGGCGATGCCTGGTGGCATCCGGGCCGTCACGGTAAGATCTGCCTCGGCCCGAAAAAGGTGCTGGGCGTCTTTGGTGAGTTGCACCCCAAGGCGCTGAGCGAAATGGGCGTCAAAGGGCCTGCCGTGGCCTTTACCATCTGGCCGGACGAGGTGCCGCTGCCGCGTAAATCCGGTGCCACCCGCGCGGCGCTGGACATCAGCGACCTGCAGGCGGTCGAGCGTGACTTTGCCTTTGTGGTGGATGAGAGTGTCGAGGCGCTGACCCTGGTCAATGCCGCTGCTGGTGCCGACAAGGCGCTGATCGAGGACGTGCGCGTCTTTGACGAATTCATCGGCGGCAGCCTGGGTGAGGGCAAAAAATCCCTGGCCATCACCGTGCGCCTGCAGCCGACCGACAAGACGCTGAAGGAAAAAGACATCGAAGCGGTGAGCGAGAAGATCATCGCCAAGGTGAGCAAGGCCACCGGAGGCATTCTGCGGGGCTGA
- a CDS encoding GNAT family N-acetyltransferase, with amino-acid sequence MSEVILETDRLILRPHRTEDFPDVAALWGDPEVVKYIGGVPSDPEASWARLLRNMGHWQAMGFGYWAVTDRTDGRFLGEVGFSDFKRGIVPPLNGVPEAGWVLAAHAHGRGIATEAVRSIHDWADRCMDWSETVCLFDPEHLVSQNVARKLGYEMREEAAVYRGDPTVVMVRGSGS; translated from the coding sequence GTGAGCGAGGTCATCCTTGAAACCGACCGGCTAATCCTGCGTCCGCACCGGACTGAGGATTTCCCCGATGTGGCCGCGCTTTGGGGTGATCCCGAGGTGGTGAAATACATCGGCGGCGTTCCCTCTGACCCAGAAGCCTCGTGGGCGCGGCTCTTGCGGAACATGGGGCACTGGCAGGCGATGGGTTTTGGCTATTGGGCGGTCACGGATCGCACCGATGGCCGGTTCCTGGGAGAGGTCGGGTTTTCCGACTTCAAGCGCGGCATCGTTCCGCCGCTGAACGGTGTGCCCGAGGCCGGCTGGGTGCTGGCAGCCCATGCCCATGGCCGCGGCATCGCGACCGAGGCGGTGCGCTCTATCCATGACTGGGCGGATCGCTGCATGGACTGGTCGGAAACGGTCTGCCTGTTCGACCCGGAACATCTGGTGTCACAGAACGTTGCCCGGAAACTGGGCTACGAGATGCGCGAAGAGGCGGCGGTATATCGGGGCGATCCCACCGTCGTGATGGTCCGGGGGTCCGGCAGCTGA